The nucleotide window TAGCTCGCACGACTTCGGCCGCCAGCCGCTCTGCGGCCGGTGAGGGGTGCCGGAGTCGCGCGGCGACGGTCGGCCCGGAAGCCGACGCACCGGCGTCGGACCCGAGCGCCGTTACGAGGCCCGCGGCGGGGAGCGCGAGCCCGCGGCGCGTGAGCCGGTCGGCCAGAATCGCGCGTCCGCGGGCCAACCGGCTCGCGACCGTGCCCTCCGACCACCCCAACCGCCCGGCGGCCTCGGTTCGGGTGTGTCCCTCCAGGTCGCACGCGATCACCGCGGCCCGATACACGGCCGGCAGTTCGCTGAGCGCCGCGTCCAGCGCCTCGCGGAGGTCGCCGCTCGCGGCCTCTCGCTCGGGCACTTCAACCGTGAGGCTCTGCGTCCCGCGCCGGGCGCGGGCGTCGCGGCTACGGCGGGCCACGTTCACCGCGACCCCGTGCAAGAAGTTCCCGAGCCGGCTCCGCGGGCGCACCGCGTCCGCCTTGCGGAGCAGCACCAGCCACACCGCCTGGAACGCGTCGTCCGCGTCGGCACTGTTGCCGAGCGCCCGTCGGCACACACCCGTCACCATCGGGCCGTGCCGGCGCACGATCGCCGCGAACGCGTCGTCCGCGCGGCTCGTGAGAAACTCGGTGAGGAGGCACTCGTCGCTCGCTTCGTCCGCTCCCGGTTGGAGTCGGGAGCGGACGCGGTGGATCAGTGAACGCATCGGTTCTGGCCCGTCATGGCCCCGCGGTGGCCGCCCGCGGTTCTGCCATTCTTTCCCACGGGTCGAACGAATTGATCCCGAGAAATGTGCGAAACGAAAAACGCCCCGGGTGCCGCCGAGCGGCGGCGCGTCCGCGACGGGAGTGATGGTGTAACGTGACCGGAATCGGAAGGTTGGGCAAAAGCCCTCCGGTGCTGCACGGAGGGCGTCCCCGGCGAAGCATGCCAGGGTTGCTGCGGCATCAGATCGGCTAAGGTGCGATCCAGGCGCGGTTGATGAGAATCGTGCCGTCACGCGACCCGGCATACTCGCCCTTGATGGTCACCGGGGAGCCCGGCTTGAACCGATCGCTCTGCGACTTGGTGTGGAACGACAGAGCGGCCCGGATCTTACCCTTGCCGCCGCCCTTTTTGCCGGGGCCGGTCACGATCAGTATCGACTCGTTCTCCACCCTTTCCACGAACGCGCCGGTGATCGTGATCGCCTTCTCGTTGTACTTCTCGTCGGTCGCGCCCGCGGCGCGAGCGTAATCGTTCAGCAGCGCGGACGCGGGAACCGTCGGGTTCGGGTCCAGGCCGGCACCCTCGAAAGTGGCGTCGGTCACGTTTACATACAGATCAGCGACATTTCCCACGCATTTGCCCTTCACCTTGACCGTTTGCCCGCGGGACGCGCTAAAGAATCTGTTCGTGTCGTCCTTTCGCATTTGAACGCGCACGCTCATGCCGATGAACTGTCCCGGCGGTGGTGGGAGCCCGTCCAGAGACACGATCGCCTCGTCCTTGATGCCTTCGGTGATGTCGCTGAGCTTGCCCTCAACGATGAGGGTCCTGTTCGTGTACTTCTCGCGGGCGGCGGTGGCGTCGGCTTTAAACTCGCGCACCAGTTCCTCGGCCGTAATGCTGATCGGTGGCCTGTTGGCGTTTTTTTCGGCCTGATCGGCCTTGTTTTTCAGATCGTTTGCGACCTCCTGAACCCGGTCGCCGGCCTTTTGCAGGACGTAATAGACGCCGAACGACACGCCGCTGCAGCACAAGATTAACGAGCCGAATACGATGGCGAGAATGAGGGGCAGTTTGGACCGACCCTTTTTGCCAGCGGGCCGTTCTCCGTCATCGTCGTAGTCGTCGTCGCGTCGGCGCTTCTTCCTCACCGGGCGGTCGTCGTAGTCGTCGTCGGGGCTCTTGCGCTTGCTCCTTTTTGCGACCGGTTCGTCGTTCCGGTCGTCGCCGCGGTCCCGGCGTGCGGGCCTCTCGCCCCGTTCGTCGCCCCGCGTGCGGCTATCGGTCCGGGGCTCGGCTGGCCTCTCGCCCTTCGGCTCCTCCGTTTCGTTGACGACCTCGAACGGGTTCTGCGCCGCCTTCGGTTCTTGGGGCACCGGTGGGAGCGGCGAGGGTAATGCCGGCTTCGATGCAGAAGGGGCCGCGGCAGACGCAGTGCCCGGGATCACGCCCCCGCATTTGGGGCACCTGACCGCGCGGCCGGCGTACTCGTCCTTCACCGACAGCGCCGCCGAACACGACGGGCACACCAAACGGATCGGCATCGGGCTCTCCTGATTGAAACGGTCGGCCGCGCGGCCGGGCGCGGCGCCGGTGAGGTCGAGTGTATGCCCCGGTTCGACCGCGGCGCAATGAAAAAGCCCGGCCGATCGGCCGGGCTAACGAATCGTTAATCTGACCGGCGGTCCG belongs to Gemmata obscuriglobus and includes:
- a CDS encoding RNA polymerase sigma factor — protein: MRSLIHRVRSRLQPGADEASDECLLTEFLTSRADDAFAAIVRRHGPMVTGVCRRALGNSADADDAFQAVWLVLLRKADAVRPRSRLGNFLHGVAVNVARRSRDARARRGTQSLTVEVPEREAASGDLREALDAALSELPAVYRAAVIACDLEGHTRTEAAGRLGWSEGTVASRLARGRAILADRLTRRGLALPAAGLVTALGSDAGASASGPTVAARLRHPSPAAERLAAEVVRATFANKLRGAAVQLFAMIGVTSVGAAAVWAWNEYEQPTPEVATDRPAEARAPQTPDAGAVRKPSRFVLRNPARDITVVTDRPETVPEFFRRQPVLVARVKSELWRQMLEGKSDDAFHFVDSASFNADGPRVAAYGASVKLAPVATDNQPLLDVLSASSGDESRIFVRDATDKNLWHVVGTTQRTSAGFFASKDRVQPDEFAPADLIQPAVNK
- a CDS encoding OB-fold protein translates to MPIRLVCPSCSAALSVKDEYAGRAVRCPKCGGVIPGTASAAAPSASKPALPSPLPPVPQEPKAAQNPFEVVNETEEPKGERPAEPRTDSRTRGDERGERPARRDRGDDRNDEPVAKRSKRKSPDDDYDDRPVRKKRRRDDDYDDDGERPAGKKGRSKLPLILAIVFGSLILCCSGVSFGVYYVLQKAGDRVQEVANDLKNKADQAEKNANRPPISITAEELVREFKADATAAREKYTNRTLIVEGKLSDITEGIKDEAIVSLDGLPPPPGQFIGMSVRVQMRKDDTNRFFSASRGQTVKVKGKCVGNVADLYVNVTDATFEGAGLDPNPTVPASALLNDYARAAGATDEKYNEKAITITGAFVERVENESILIVTGPGKKGGGKGKIRAALSFHTKSQSDRFKPGSPVTIKGEYAGSRDGTILINRAWIAP